Below is a window of Shewanella khirikhana DNA.
GCTCAGCCTCCGGCAGCCTATCCCGCAGAATACGAATTTCGACGCTTACCCCGGGGGCCAGTTCATTCAGCCGCTGCATCAAAGGCGGCATCAGCACGCACTCCACATAGTCAGTGGTGCACAGCACAAAACGGCGCCGTGAGGTTTGGGGGTCGAAGGCTTCTTCCTCGCTGAGCTGCTGCTCCAAAAGCCTTAGCGCCTGACGTACGCCACTGTGCAGATGCTGGGCGCGGGGCGTGGGCACCATCCCCTGCGGAGTACGCACCAGCAACTGATCGCCAAAGGCGGTGCGCAGCCTGCCCAGGGCATGACTCATGGCTGGCTGACTGATAAACAGCGACTCGGCCGCGCGGGTCACGCTGCCCTGAGTCATCAGGGCATCAAAGGCAAGCAGCAGATTGAGGTCGAGTTGATGCAGTTTCATAGCCACTATTCATATTAATTATGGGCACATACATCTTATTCATTTGTTGTATGATGGTGCAACTTCTTACACTGTCACTACTTCGTCATCGGCTTTGCGGTGCTTCTCGTGCAGAAGGTGACCAAAGCGGCAATTACGGTATCCCGAACGCGCTGCCTTTCGGGGTTTAACACAAAGCAGACCAAGATAACGCTAAGATTAGTTTCACGGCGCTGCCATCTCGTCAGGGCAGCGTAAGCGACAACGGCCAAGACCCGTTCCCTAATCCTGTGGTGCGAAGCCAGCACCCGACAGCAAGGACATAGCAATGAGCATCAACACTCTCAACTCAACTCCGGCCGCCGATGGCTTCACCATGCCCGCCGAGTGGGCACACCAGCAGGCCGTGTGGATGATTTGGCCATTTCGTCCTGACAACTGGCGCGAAGCCGGTCGCTTTGCACAGGAGACCTTCGCCAAGGTGGCCGATGCCATTGGCGGTGCCACACCTGTGTTTATGGGGGTGCCAGCCGAGTTTATGGACAAGGCCCGCGCCATTATGCCGGCCCACGTAACCCTGGTTGAGATGAACAGTGATGACTGCTGGGCCCGCGACACAGGCCCAACCGTGGTTACCAATGCCGCCGGCGAGTGCCGCGGTATCGATTGGGGCTTCAACGCCTGGGGCGGCCACAAGGGCGGCCTCTATTACCCGTGGGATCAGGATGAGAAAGTGGCAGCCCAGATGCTCGCCAAGCATGCCATGGACAGATACCAGGCGCCGCTTATCCTCGAAGGCGGCTCCATCCACGTGGACGGTGAAGGCACCTGCCTCACCACCGCCGAGTGCCTGCTTAATGAAAACCGCAACCCACACCTCACCAAAGAGCAAATCGAAGCGCACCTGCGCGACTATCTGGGTGTAACCAGCTTTATCTGGCTGGGTGACGGCGTTTACATGGACGAGACCGACGGCCACATCGACAACATCTGCTGTTTTGTCCGCCCGGGTGAAGTAGCACTGCACTGGACCGATGATGAAAGCGACCCACAGTACGAACGCTCTGTTGCCGCACTGAAAGTGCTGGAAGCCGCCGTGGATGCCAAGGGCCGTAAACTCAAGGTGTGGAAGCTGCCTCAGCCTGGCCCGCTCTACTGCACCGAAGAAGAGTCCGCCGGCGTCGAGAGCGGCACCGGCGTGCCACGCGAAGCCGAAGGTCGTCTGGCCGGTTCCTACGTGAACTTCCTTATCACCA
It encodes the following:
- the aguA gene encoding agmatine deiminase, with the protein product MSINTLNSTPAADGFTMPAEWAHQQAVWMIWPFRPDNWREAGRFAQETFAKVADAIGGATPVFMGVPAEFMDKARAIMPAHVTLVEMNSDDCWARDTGPTVVTNAAGECRGIDWGFNAWGGHKGGLYYPWDQDEKVAAQMLAKHAMDRYQAPLILEGGSIHVDGEGTCLTTAECLLNENRNPHLTKEQIEAHLRDYLGVTSFIWLGDGVYMDETDGHIDNICCFVRPGEVALHWTDDESDPQYERSVAALKVLEAAVDAKGRKLKVWKLPQPGPLYCTEEESAGVESGTGVPREAEGRLAGSYVNFLITNDRIVYPLLDEATDGEAQRILEDIFPEHKVIGVPAREILLGGGNIHCITQQIPSGK